TCCTCAAATTTTGGGATGCGCCGGTGAAGACAGCAAGCCTGCGCTGGGGTGCATGAAAATTCATAAAGAGGAAATAATGACTGTCAGCAGACAACAAATTATAGACTGGCTGGAAAAAGCCGCTAAGGCCATCCAGGACAACAAAGGCCATCTGACCCAGCTTGATGCAGCAATCGGTGATGCAGACCATGGAATTAATATGGTTCGTGGATTCAAAAAAGTAGCGGAAAAACTGCCCACCATTGCAGACAAGGATATCGGCAATATCTTGAAAACAACAGGCATGACCCTGATTTCCAGTGTAGGCGGTGCCAGCGGACCGCTTTACGGTACTTTTTTCATGCGCGCCGCCACAGCCGGTAGCGGCAAAGAAGCCTTGGACGCCATTGATTTATGCGCCATGTTCAAAGGAGGCGTGGACGGCATTGTCCAGCGCGGCCGTCCCAACCTGGGTGACAAAACTATGTTTGATGCCTGGGCTCCGGCGTTGGATGCCATGCAGGCCGCCCTGTCAAAGGGCAGCGATACCCTCACCATTGTAAAGGCCGGGGCATCAGCTAT
This window of the uncultured Desulfobacter sp. genome carries:
- the dhaL gene encoding dihydroxyacetone kinase subunit DhaL, whose amino-acid sequence is MTVSRQQIIDWLEKAAKAIQDNKGHLTQLDAAIGDADHGINMVRGFKKVAEKLPTIADKDIGNILKTTGMTLISSVGGASGPLYGTFFMRAATAGSGKEALDAIDLCAMFKGGVDGIVQRGRPNLGDKTMFDAWAPALDAMQAALSKGSDTLTIVKAGASAIEQGMKDTIPLQARKGRASYLGERSIGHQDPGATSSCLIFKMLLEVLEA